The following are encoded in a window of Vespula vulgaris chromosome 8, iyVesVulg1.1, whole genome shotgun sequence genomic DNA:
- the LOC127065765 gene encoding transportin-1 isoform X1, producing MLSWHGGGGNRRELPFICEVREGWLHSVVLVKNTMKMAWQPQEEGLRQILTLLKESQSPDTATQRAVQQKLEELNKFPDFNNYLIFILTKLTSEDEPTRSLSGLILKNNVKAHFHKFLPEVTNFIKQECLSAIGDPSALIRATVGILITTVASKGELTTWPELLPALCQMLDSQDYNVCEGAFGALQKICEDSAEILDSDALNRPLNVLIPKFLQFFRHTSPKIRSHAIACVNQFIITRTQVLMIHIDSFLENLFHLATDDDPDVRKNVCRALVMLLEVRMDRLIPNMHNIIEYMLMRTQDQDEGVALEACEFWLSLAEQQICKEALAPHLTRLVPILVRGMKYSEIDIILLKGDVEEDEMIPDREEDIRPRFHKSKTHHSHHANMNKHTDENGGGDDEDLDAEDGSDDDSTLSDWNLRKCSAAALDMLANVFREELLPVLVPILKETLFHQDWEIKESGILALGAIAEGCMSGMIPHLSELIPYLISCLSDKKALVRAITCWTLSRYAHWVCAQPHDTHLKPLMTELLKRVLDGNKRVQEAACSAFATLEEEACTELVPYLGFILETLVFAFGKYQHKNLLILYDAIGTLADSVGHHLNKPDYINLLMPPLINKWNVLKDEDKDLFPLLECLSSVATALRSGFLPYCEPVYRRCVSLVEQTLNQHIANTQSPEQFEAPDKDFMIVALDLLSGLAEGLDGHMERLVMNSNVMQLLYQCMQDGMPEVRQSSFALLGDLTKACFQHVLPCIPDFMPILGQNLNPEFISVCNNATWAIGEISIKLGPDTSAYIPLILTQLIEIINRPNTPKTLLENTAITIGRLGYVCPHDVAPMLQQFVRQWCTSLRTIRDNEEKDSAFRGMCQMVTVNPGGVVNDFMYFCDAIASWATPRDDLKDMFQKILHGFKNQVGPENWKRFSDQFPLPLSERLHNMYGV from the exons ATGCTCTCGTGGCATGGTGGTGGGGGTAACCGTAGGGAGCTTCCGTTTATCTGCGAGGTCAGAGAAGGCTGGCTGCATTCGGTGGTGCTGGTGAAAAACACGATGAAAATGGCGTGGCAACCGCAAGAAGAAGGACTACGACAAATCCTTACGCTTCTTAAGGAATCACAGAGCCCGGATACGGCAACACAGAGAGCTGTACAGCaa AAACTGGAAGAGTTAAACAAATTTCCAGATTTTAACAACTATCTAATTTTCATCTTAACCAAACTTACATCCGAAG atgaACCAACGAGATCTCTGAGTggattaatattgaaaaataatgtaaaggcacattttcataaatttttaccagaagttacaaattttataaagcAAGAATGTTTATCTGCTATTGGAGATCCTTCGGCTTTAATTCGTGCTACTGTTGGTATTTTAATAACTACTGTTGCATCCAAAG GTGAATTAACAACTTGGCCAGAATTATTACCTGCTCTTTGTCAAATGTTGGATTCGCAAGATTATAATGTTTGTGAAGGAGCATTCGGTGCTCTTCAGAAGATTTGTGAAGACTCCGCAGAGATATTAGATTCTGATGCACTTAATCGGCCTTTGAATGTTTTGATTCCAAAATTCTTGCAGTTTTTCAGACATACAAGTCCAAAAATTAGATCACACGCAATCGCTTGCGTTAATCAATTCATTATCACTCGTACGCAGGTGCTTATGATTCATATAGATAGTTTTCTGGAAAATCTCTTCCATTTAGCTACTGATGATGATCCCGATGTCAGAAAAAATGTGTGCAG GGCTCTAGTGATGTTACTTGAAGTTCGAATGGATAGATTGATCCCAAATATGCATAACATAATAGAGTATATGCTAATGAGAACTCAAGATCAAGATGAGGGAGTTGCTTTAGAAGCTTGCGAATTTTGGCTCTCTTTAGCAGAACAACAAATTTGTAAAGAAGCTCTTGCGCCACATTTGACTCGATTAGTACCTATTTTG GTACGAGGCATGAAATACTCCGAAATTGATATAATACTTCTCAAAGGAGAtgtagaagaagatgaaatgaTCCCAGACAGAGAGGAAGACATACGACCAAGGTTTCATAAATCAAAAACACACCATTCGCATCATGCCAACATGAATAAACATACGGATGAAAATGGTGGAGGAGATGATGAAGATTTAGATGCTGAAGATGGATCTGATGACGATTCAACGCTTAGTGATTGGAATTTACGAAAATGCTCGGCAGCCGCTTTAGATATGTTAGCAAATGTATTTAGAGAAGAACTGTTGCCAGTTTTAGTACccattttaaaagaaactcTCTTTCATCAAGATTGGGAAATCAAAGAATCTGGTATATTGGCTCTTGGAGCTATTGCTGAAG gatgTATGAGCGGAATGATTCCACATTTATCAGAGCTAATACCTTATTTAATTAGCTGTCTCAGTGATAAAAAAGCTCTCGTACGTGCTATTACTTGCTGGACTTTAAGTCGTTATGCTCATTGGGTTTGTGCACAGCCACATGATACACACTTAAAACCTTTAATGACAGAGCTTCTCAAAAGGGTACTAGATGGTAACAAACGTGTACAAGAAGCAGCGTGTTCTGCATTTGCGACATTGGAAGAAGAAGCATGTACAGAATTAGTCCCTTATCTTGGATTTATTCTTGAGACACTTGTTTTTGCTTTTG gtaAATATCaacataaaaatcttttaattttatacgacGCAATCGGTACGTTAGCCGATTCAGTGGGCCATCATCTAAATAAACCAGACTATATCAATCTTCTTATGCCACCCTTAATCAACAAATGGAATGTTTTAAAGGATGAAGATAAAGATCTTTTTCCATTATTGGAATGTCTTTCATCAGTTGCAACTGCATTACGATCTGGATTTTTACCATACTGTGAACCTGTGTATAG gCGATGTGTATCGTTAGTAGAGCAAACATTAAATCAACATATAGCAAACACACAAAGTCCAGAACAGTTTGAAGCACCCGATAAAGATTTCATGATAGTAGCATTGGATCTTCTTAGTGGTTTAGCAGAAGGCTTGGATGGACACATGGAACGTTTAGTAATGAACAGTAACGTAATGCAATTATTGTATCAATGTATGCAAGATGGAATGCCAGAAGTTAGGCAAAGCAGCTTTGCTTTATTAGGAGACCTTACAAAAGCATGTTTTCAACATGTGCTACCTTGTATac CCGACTTTATGCCAATACTTGGACAAAACTTAAATCCCGAATTTATATCAGTGTGTAATAATGCGACGTGGGCTATTGGAGAAATTTCTATAAAGCTTG gaCCTGACACAAGTGCATATATTCCATTAATATTAACTCAACTTATCGAAATAATCAACCGACCAAATACGCCAAAAACGCTGTTGGAAAATACCG CCATAACGATCGGTCGCCTAGGTTATGTGTGTCCCCACGACGTCGCCCCCATGTTACAGCAGTTTGTCCGACAGTG gtgTACATCTTTGCGGACTATAAgagataacgaagaaaaggatTCTGCATTCAGAGGTATGTGCCAAATGGTCACAGTGAATCCAGGTGGTGTTGTCAATGACTTCATGTATTTTTGCGATGCTATTGCTTCGTGGGCTACACCAAGGGACGATTTAAAGGATATGTttcaaaaa ATTTTACATGGATTTAAGAATCAAGTCGGTCCAGAAAATTGGAAACGGTTTTCAGATCAATTTCCGTTGCCGCTTAGCGAGCGGCTTCACAATATGTACGGCGTTTGA
- the LOC127065765 gene encoding transportin-1 isoform X2, whose amino-acid sequence MLSWHGGGGNRRELPFICEVREGWLHSVVLVKNTMKMAWQPQEEGLRQILTLLKESQSPDTATQRAVQQKLEELNKFPDFNNYLIFILTKLTSEDEPTRSLSGLILKNNVKAHFHKFLPEVTNFIKQECLSAIGDPSALIRATVGILITTVASKGELTTWPELLPALCQMLDSQDYNVCEGAFGALQKICEDSAEILDSDALNRPLNVLIPKFLQFFRHTSPKIRSHAIACVNQFIITRTQVLMIHIDSFLENLFHLATDDDPDVRKNVCRALVMLLEVRMDRLIPNMHNIIEYMLMRTQDQDEGVALEACEFWLSLAEQQICKEALAPHLTRLVPILVRGMKYSEIDIILLKGDVEEDEMIPDREEDIRPRFHKSKTHHSHHANMNKHTDENGGGDDEDLDAEDGSDDDSTLSDWNLRKCSAAALDMLANVFREELLPVLVPILKETLFHQDWEIKESGILALGAIAEGCMSGMIPHLSELIPYLISCLSDKKALVRAITCWTLSRYAHWVCAQPHDTHLKPLMTELLKRVLDGNKRVQEAACSAFATLEEEACTELVPYLGFILETLVFAFGKYQHKNLLILYDAIGTLADSVGHHLNKPDYINLLMPPLINKWNVLKDEDKDLFPLLECLSSVATALRSGFLPYCEPVYRRCVSLVEQTLNQHIANTQSPEQFEAPDKDFMIVALDLLSGLAEGLDGHMERLVMNSNVMQLLYQCMQDGMPEVRQSSFALLGDLTKACFQHVLPCIPDFMPILGQNLNPEFISVCNNATWAIGEISIKLGPDTSAYIPLILTQLIEIINRPNTPKTLLENTGVHLCGL is encoded by the exons ATGCTCTCGTGGCATGGTGGTGGGGGTAACCGTAGGGAGCTTCCGTTTATCTGCGAGGTCAGAGAAGGCTGGCTGCATTCGGTGGTGCTGGTGAAAAACACGATGAAAATGGCGTGGCAACCGCAAGAAGAAGGACTACGACAAATCCTTACGCTTCTTAAGGAATCACAGAGCCCGGATACGGCAACACAGAGAGCTGTACAGCaa AAACTGGAAGAGTTAAACAAATTTCCAGATTTTAACAACTATCTAATTTTCATCTTAACCAAACTTACATCCGAAG atgaACCAACGAGATCTCTGAGTggattaatattgaaaaataatgtaaaggcacattttcataaatttttaccagaagttacaaattttataaagcAAGAATGTTTATCTGCTATTGGAGATCCTTCGGCTTTAATTCGTGCTACTGTTGGTATTTTAATAACTACTGTTGCATCCAAAG GTGAATTAACAACTTGGCCAGAATTATTACCTGCTCTTTGTCAAATGTTGGATTCGCAAGATTATAATGTTTGTGAAGGAGCATTCGGTGCTCTTCAGAAGATTTGTGAAGACTCCGCAGAGATATTAGATTCTGATGCACTTAATCGGCCTTTGAATGTTTTGATTCCAAAATTCTTGCAGTTTTTCAGACATACAAGTCCAAAAATTAGATCACACGCAATCGCTTGCGTTAATCAATTCATTATCACTCGTACGCAGGTGCTTATGATTCATATAGATAGTTTTCTGGAAAATCTCTTCCATTTAGCTACTGATGATGATCCCGATGTCAGAAAAAATGTGTGCAG GGCTCTAGTGATGTTACTTGAAGTTCGAATGGATAGATTGATCCCAAATATGCATAACATAATAGAGTATATGCTAATGAGAACTCAAGATCAAGATGAGGGAGTTGCTTTAGAAGCTTGCGAATTTTGGCTCTCTTTAGCAGAACAACAAATTTGTAAAGAAGCTCTTGCGCCACATTTGACTCGATTAGTACCTATTTTG GTACGAGGCATGAAATACTCCGAAATTGATATAATACTTCTCAAAGGAGAtgtagaagaagatgaaatgaTCCCAGACAGAGAGGAAGACATACGACCAAGGTTTCATAAATCAAAAACACACCATTCGCATCATGCCAACATGAATAAACATACGGATGAAAATGGTGGAGGAGATGATGAAGATTTAGATGCTGAAGATGGATCTGATGACGATTCAACGCTTAGTGATTGGAATTTACGAAAATGCTCGGCAGCCGCTTTAGATATGTTAGCAAATGTATTTAGAGAAGAACTGTTGCCAGTTTTAGTACccattttaaaagaaactcTCTTTCATCAAGATTGGGAAATCAAAGAATCTGGTATATTGGCTCTTGGAGCTATTGCTGAAG gatgTATGAGCGGAATGATTCCACATTTATCAGAGCTAATACCTTATTTAATTAGCTGTCTCAGTGATAAAAAAGCTCTCGTACGTGCTATTACTTGCTGGACTTTAAGTCGTTATGCTCATTGGGTTTGTGCACAGCCACATGATACACACTTAAAACCTTTAATGACAGAGCTTCTCAAAAGGGTACTAGATGGTAACAAACGTGTACAAGAAGCAGCGTGTTCTGCATTTGCGACATTGGAAGAAGAAGCATGTACAGAATTAGTCCCTTATCTTGGATTTATTCTTGAGACACTTGTTTTTGCTTTTG gtaAATATCaacataaaaatcttttaattttatacgacGCAATCGGTACGTTAGCCGATTCAGTGGGCCATCATCTAAATAAACCAGACTATATCAATCTTCTTATGCCACCCTTAATCAACAAATGGAATGTTTTAAAGGATGAAGATAAAGATCTTTTTCCATTATTGGAATGTCTTTCATCAGTTGCAACTGCATTACGATCTGGATTTTTACCATACTGTGAACCTGTGTATAG gCGATGTGTATCGTTAGTAGAGCAAACATTAAATCAACATATAGCAAACACACAAAGTCCAGAACAGTTTGAAGCACCCGATAAAGATTTCATGATAGTAGCATTGGATCTTCTTAGTGGTTTAGCAGAAGGCTTGGATGGACACATGGAACGTTTAGTAATGAACAGTAACGTAATGCAATTATTGTATCAATGTATGCAAGATGGAATGCCAGAAGTTAGGCAAAGCAGCTTTGCTTTATTAGGAGACCTTACAAAAGCATGTTTTCAACATGTGCTACCTTGTATac CCGACTTTATGCCAATACTTGGACAAAACTTAAATCCCGAATTTATATCAGTGTGTAATAATGCGACGTGGGCTATTGGAGAAATTTCTATAAAGCTTG gaCCTGACACAAGTGCATATATTCCATTAATATTAACTCAACTTATCGAAATAATCAACCGACCAAATACGCCAAAAACGCTGTTGGAAAATACCG gtgTACATCTTTGCGGACTATAA
- the LOC127065772 gene encoding F-box/WD repeat-containing protein 9-like, whose protein sequence is MCDEEASLEQNEDDQSDKEQSISLLHLPIEIFLHVCSFLDAETLMHNLSLVCKQFYQILNDNSFWKMRISQIFPNTGYPILPPAEDDELFWKLSCVAIEKQTSLWKNENSMEKLSLTNVQYSTIDGLLLMHDGKICISGARDRSLVCWSLPIEESDHVQRTCIDFAHNGWIWDLTAIDNMVYSCSWDQNVKAWTLTPTGLVHFKTYKMIVTGALLCIASCPDLALFATGSFCKTVLVFDSRSGYSPIARYQPHQRAVIRLAMSSNYILSASEDKTVSIWDQRAGKIMKTVTISKESFPMSMSMQKDLVYVGDSNAKLHVLDLKREFEPIKCYDTEHKKGITGVHFTPGCVITSSMDKTVRISSPTDPPQNLTTLTCGYGEIASIDYLNDVLAVSGTEGIEIWRPRART, encoded by the exons ATGTGCGATGAAGAAGCAAGCCTTGAACAGAACGAAGATGATCAATCTGACAAAGAACAATCCATTTCATTATTGCATCTTCCAATAGAG atatttctaCACGTCTGCTCATTCCTAGATGCGGAAACATTGATGCACAATTTGAGTTTAGTTTGTAAACAGTTTTACCAAATACTGAACGATAATTCATTCTGGAAAATGAGAATTAGCCAAATATTTCCAAATACTGGTTATCCGATTTTGCCTCCTG CTGAGGACGATGAACTGTTTTGGAAGTTATCGTGTGTAGCGATTGAGAAACAAACTTCATTatggaaaaacgaaaattcaATGGAGAAGTTATCTCTTACCAATGTGCAATACAGTACTATAGATGGCCTGCTATTAATGCAt GAtggaaaaatttgtatatcgGGAGCAAGGGATCGATCTTTAGTGTGTTGGAGCCTTCCCATTGAGGAAAGTGATCATGTGCAACGTACTTGTATAGATTTTGCTCATAATGGATGGATATGGGATTTAACAGCCATAGATAATATGGTCTATAGCTGTAGTTGGGATCAAAATGTCAAGGCTTGGACCCTCACTCCTACTGGCCTTGTCCACTTCAAAACTTATAAGAT GATCGTTACAGGTGCTCTGCTTTGCATAGCTTCATGCCCAGACTTAGCTCTCTTCGCTACAGGTTCATTCTGCAAAACAGTATTGGTATTTGATTCAAGGTCAGGATATAGTCCTATAGCAAGATATCAACCGCATCAGAGAGCCGTCATTCGACTCGCAATGAgttcaaattatattttatctgcCAGTGAAGATAAAACAGTTTCAATATGGGATCAAAGAGCtggaaaaattatgaaaacagTCACa ATCTCGAAAGAATCATTCCCTATGAGTATGTCTATGCAAAAAGATTTGGTATATGTTGGCGATAGCAACGCGAAATTACATGTGTTAGATTTAAAGAGAGAGTTCGAGCCTATAAAATGTTACGATACTGAACATAAGAAAGGAATAACCGGTGTTCATTTTACTCCTGGATGTGTGATTACAAGTTCCATGGACAAAACTGTGAGAATTTCAAGTCCAACTGATCCACCTCAAAATCTTACCACTCTAACTTGTGGCTATGGAGAGATAGctagt ATAGATTATTTGAACGATGTCCTTGCTGTATCTGGTACCGAAGGAATAGAAATTTGGAGACCTCGTGCAAGAACATGA
- the LOC127065770 gene encoding solute carrier family 52, riboflavin transporter, member 3-A-like, with the protein MATINLKGYLKNRSGIMHLLVVLFGISAWIGVNGIFVQLPILVHYSPEGSALPTYIVIVIQMANVGPIIYMLLQQMQFKINEFLFILGILTIGNISMALLIFFYNKTVVISNSEYSLALFVLTFFTALVGCFSSVLFMPYLRNFNETYMISYFIGEGLSGVLPSLVALIQNIGGNKNYVTNSTITSKEIIPDLRFTPLYYFLFIFLVLLLSLIAFIILQYSSFKDIKKNYEENKNSQDKIQVTHHNINDKSISTSNNLYLENDQTDKHYLSNDKRKKARCLKTDYKMSFYQKLYLLILMSLLCFFGNGFLPSIQSYSSLPYGNITYQLSVTLTQFANPIACFITFWIISSNLNIIHALSTIIFILCSYVTYIALMSPFVPLKESKMGVIIILISWTILIGFISYVKLVIISIFRQIQKENILFYVGIIMQAGSASGAIISFVLINFTNFFQT; encoded by the coding sequence ATGGCAACGATTAACCTCAaaggatatttaaaaaatagatcCGGCATTATGCATTTACTCGTCGTTTTGTTTGGTATATCTGCTTGGATAGGTGTTAATGGAATTTTTGTTCAATTACCAATACTTGTTCATTATTCTCCTGAAGGTTCAGCTTTACCAACttatatagtaatagtaatacaaATGGCAAATGTGGGaccaattatatatatgcttttACAACAAAtgcaatttaaaataaatgaatttttatttatattaggaATTCTTACTATAGGAAATATTTCTATGgcacttttaatatttttttataacaaaactGTTGTTATATCAAATTCAGAATATAGTTTagctttatttgttttaacattttttacggCACTTGTTGGATGTTTCAGTTCTGTTCTATTTATGCCTTATCTtcgtaattttaatgaaacatatatgatatcatattttattggaGAAGGATTAAGCGGTGTGTTACCAAGTTTAGTTGCATTGATTCAAAATATCGgaggaaataaaaactatGTCACAAACAGTACCATTacatcaaaagaaataatcccTGACTTGAGATTCACTccattatattactttttatttatctttcttgttTTACTCCTATCTCTTATTGCAttcattatattacaatattcttcatttaaagatatcaaaaagaattatgaagagaataaaaatagccAGGATAAGATACAAGTTACACatcataatattaatgataaatctatttctacttccaataatttatatttagaaaatgacCAGACagataaacattatttatcaaatgacaaaagaaaaaaagcaagatgTCTTAAAACAGATTACAAAATgtcattttatcaaaaattgtacttacttattttaaTGAGTTTGCTTTGTTTCTTTGGTAATGGATTTTTACCAAGCATACAATCATATTCTTCTTTACCATATGGAAATATAACGTATCAATTATCTGTTACTTTAACACAATTTGCAAATCCAATTGCAtgttttataacattttggattatatcatcaaatttaaatattattcatgcTTTAtctacaataatatttatactttgtagttatgttacatatatagCACTGATGTCTCCTTTTGTACCACTAAAAGAATCTAAAATGggtgtaataattatattgatatcaTGGACTATTCTTATAGGATTCATTTCTTATGTAAAACTtgttattatatcaatatttagacagatacaaaaagaaaatattcttttttatgttggCATTATTATGCAGGCAGGTTCTGCAAGTGGagcaattatttcatttgttttaatCAATTTCACTAATTTTTTccaaacataa
- the LOC127065771 gene encoding solute carrier family 52, riboflavin transporter, member 3-A-like: MLTKKLSNRRIVVDILVLFFGIGAWIGINGIYVQLPLLINNAPEGWNLPAHMVMLVQFANLGPILYTLYIKYTAWAYDKLIIYGMLIAAVLSTFILAFLYNKTSVIFGNVHSTSLLSLMFVTAIVGCTSSVLFMPYMRNYREIYLVSYLVGEGLSGFIPSIVALIQGVGGNPECKNVTKAGSSDLKFEPFYPDPSFSTQTFFIFICALLFLSFLSFLGLNKLPVAIGERVKLPSSMETLPTDTKAPPSYKTNSGWTMSKHIYYYLLTMMALACFLGHGTLPSIQSYSCLPYGNVGYHLTVTLASMAGPLAMCLGFIIKSPKISLLSGLMGLVIILSCFVLFLAVKSPNPPLQHTWIGEMLVVVSWILVNGLIGFIKMGITTLFRPDPGRGLYYTGVATQIGSLIGAIITFVLVNHVKIFHSYSPCDAMH; the protein is encoded by the exons ATGTTAACCAAAAAATTAAGTAATAGAAGAATAGTGGTTGacattcttgttttattttttggtaTTGGTGCATGGATCGGTATAAATGGTATTTATGTGCAATTACCccttttgataaataatgcACCAGAAGGATGGAATTTACCAGCCCATATGGTAATGCTGGTACAGTTTGCTAACTTGGGGCCAATtctatatacgttatatattaa GTATACTGCATGGGCATATGATAAACTAATCATATATGGAATGTTAATAGCAGCTGTACTATCTACTTTTATATTGGCCTTCCTTTATAACAAAACATCAGTAATATTTGGAAATGTACATTCAACGAGTCTTCTGTCTCTGATGTTTGTAACAGCTATTGTTGGATGTACGAGTTCTGTTCTTTTCATGCCTTATATGAGGAATTATCGTGAAATTTATCTGGTGTCCTATCTTGTAGGAGAAGGTCTTAGTGGTTTTATACCTAGTATTGTAGCTTTGATTCAGGGTGTTGGCGGAAATCCTGAATGTAAAAATGTTACTAAAGCAGGATCATCTGATTTAAAGTTTGAACCTTTCTATCCAGATCCCAGTTTTTCTACAcagacattttttattttcatctgtgcgttattatttttgagtttcctctcttttcttggCTTAAATAAATTGCCAGTGGCTATTGGCGAAAGAGTTAAACTTCCATCAAGCATGGAAACACTGCCAACAGATACTAAAGCTCCACCAAGTTACAAAACAAATTCAGGCTGGACAATGtccaaacatatatattattatttgttaactATGATGGCACTTGCTTGTTTTCTTGGTCATGGTACTCTTCCTAGTATTCAGTCTTATTCTTGTTTACCTTATGGAAATGTAGGTTATCACTTAACAGTAACGTTAGCTTCAATGGCTGGTCCATTAGCAATGTGTTTAGGTTTTATTATAAAGTCTCCAAAAATCAGTCTTCTTAGTGGACTTATGGGATTAGTTATTATTCTATcctgttttgttttatttttagctGTGAAATCACCTAATCCACCTTTACAGCATACATGGATAGGTGAAATGTTAGTTGTAGTTTCATGGATATTAGTTAATGGTTTAATaggatttataaaaatggGTATTACCACTTTATTCAGACCAGACCCAGGTAGAGGTTTATATTATACTGGAGTTGCTACACAAATTGGTTCTCTGATAGGTGCAATAATAACATTTGTGTTAGTTAATCATGTGAAAATCTTTCATTCGTATTCACCCTGTGATGCTATGCATTAA
- the LOC127065768 gene encoding uncharacterized protein LOC127065768 translates to MALLYRFVQLPDRSGTRVFSFVVTRSVVRDPERDVTSKELVCGFQRWAVAFSRGDKVLGVYLVWRGASRNLRVYVDFTFTLLNREHFSMNEGFSGKRVKFTYELPAQGNRNYIPVSDLYTRNFADTNGEFQLELSMANVRTVYMTEVRMPTGVFSTGQPKSNKLETDCFTFGGFDWSVVIYPYGNKEAEGCRGQENRVSVYLMRLTGFDHRCRVRYSVALGEGDRRIDSGQIEDLSNAEGYGFGWHPRVRWSEIAHKGVLRVSLEMVEARTICEVAVQALGPPALSPTPCYDRDKQAWVVRADLHSETVRLHLIYKDINHVPRNHLRYVNWSAYLLRGDEPDTVAIGLPGAPFSRYYAQESVDEGIIMETNLDTNEIKDNHCPFLTDKKQLRIRLEWNESHLLFQATYHKYDDVCRIHNQQMRREIASLQAENYSLERQLFSYQKSLAFAQAQQQQHQQQQQQQQQQHQQQQQQQSQTRHTSHQAHLERSTSTDTEYA, encoded by the exons ATGGCTCTACTTTACAGATTCGTGCAACTGCCAGATCGCAGCGGCACACGGGTTTTTTCATTTGTCGTCACCCGAAGTGTCGTACGCGATCCAGAAAGAGACGTTACCAGCAAGGAACTCGTTTGTGGTTTCCAAAGATGGGCAGTAGCCTTTTCACGGGGAGACAAG GTATTAGGCGTATATCTAGTATGGCGAGGTGCATCACGAAATCTTCGGGTTTACGTCGACTTTACGTTCACTCTGTTGAACCGGGAACACTTCTCGATGAACGAGGGTTTCTCAGGGAAACGAGTTAAATTCACGTACGAATTACCAGCCCAGGGAAATCGCAACTATATACCAGTATCAGACCTTTACACTCGCAACTTTGCTGACACGAATGGCGAATTTCAGTTGGAATTGTCAATGGCGAACGTACGTACGGTATACATGACAGAAGTTAGAATGCCAACCGGAGTCTTCTCGACGGGTCAACCAAAGTCGAATAAACTTGAGACCGATTGCTTTACATTTGGTGGTTTTGATTGGAGCGTCGTTATCTATCCTTATGGGAATAAAGAAGCAGAGGGTTGCCGGGGTCAGGAAAATCGCGTGAGCGTTTATTTGATGAGACTCACGGGATTCGATCATCGGTGCAGAGTAAGATACAGCGTGGCATTGGGCGAAGGTGATCGTAGAATCGACTCTGGCCAAATAGAAGATCTCTCAAATGCTGAAGGTTACGGTTTTGGATGGCATCCAAGAGTTAGATGGTCAGAAATCGCTCACAAAGGCGTTCTTCGAGTCTCTCTTGAAATGGTCGAAGCAAGAACGATCTGCGAGGTAGCTGTACAAGCTCTTGGTCCACCTGCTTTGTCTCCTACTCCTTGCTACGATCGTGACAAGCAAGCTTGGGTTGTACGAGCTGATCTTCATTCGGAAACGGTTAGACTCCACCTGATCTATAAAGATATCAATCATGTACCACGAAATCATCTGAG ATACGTAAATTGGTCAGCTTATTTATTAAGAGGCGATGAACCTGATACGGTTGCAATCGGTCTACCAGGTGCACCCTTCAGCCGTTATTACGCTCAAGAATCCGTTGACGAAGGTATCATTATGGAAACGAATTTAGACACGAACGAGATCAAGGACAATCACTGTCCATTCCTTACGGATAAGAAACAATTAAGGATTAGATTGGAATGGAACGAGAGCCACTTGCTCTTTCAAGCGACTTATCACAAATACGACGACGTCTGCCGTATTCACAATCAACAAATGAGACGCGAGATAGCATCTCTACAAGCTGAAAACTATAGCCTCGAAAGACAACTCTTTAGCTATCAGAAGAGTCTCGCTTTTGCACAAgctcaacaacaacaacatcaacaacaacaacaacaacaacagcaacaacatcaacaacaacagcaacaacagagTCAAACACGGCATACCAGCCATCAAGCTCATCTCGAGAGATCAACATCCACTGATACCGAATACGCCTGA